In Plasmodium coatneyi strain Hackeri chromosome 4, complete sequence, the genomic window aggaaaaatccCCCCTCCGTCGCTTTTTTCGTTATCTGCCTCTACGTCGTTATTTGCACCTGAactttactttcttttttttttttttttttttttctttcttttccttttcttttttgctttttttttttttttttttctgaacgtATAGATGGCCCGCCCACGCCGTAAAATACACGCGCGCTTTGCCTAACAAGATTATGCATGGCCGAATTTGCTGGGCGAAGAGAACGTCCCTCCCGTTTCAAACCAAGGCAGCCTCcttatcctcctcctcctctttttcttcttttcattttgtttgccCCATTTGCTACGGCTGCGCCGACCGTTTTTGTCGCATAACCGAGTTTGTCATCGTTgtgtttttgctttttttcccgttttttaTGTAACCCAGTGGGGCAAAGCAGGTCGAACTTTTATACTACCCTGCTGTGGACAAACCGGGCCATTCTACCGCTTGGTACACTTTTTAGTCACCTACCAAACGAACACCACCGTCAGGCGGTTACCCATTGCACACCCCGAATAAGCAACGCAAACACCATGGATGAAGACCGAGATGCAAACATCGAGCAGTGGAAAATTAAGAGGCTCATAAAGAAGCTGGAGAATGCCAAGGGGTAAGGACAGATGCAGAAACGTTTAACGTAGTGAAGTGTTGCGTGATTCTACATGTGGGGTGTATCCTTAACGTGTTAAGTGGATGGGGAATAATCCCTCCCCCGCATGCTATGATAGCGTTTCACGCAATGTACTTACGTCCTCACTTGTCATGTCATgacattcattcattcattcattcattcattcattcatttatttatttgtttttttttttttttttcccccttgctgCTACCCCAAAGGAACGGAACGAGCATGATCAGCCTGATCATCAAGAACAAGGATGAAGTTTCtcgaataaataaaatgcttGCGGATGAATTGGGCACAGCCTCCAACATAAAGAGTCGCGTGAACCGGCTCAGTGTGTTGTCTGCCATTACGTCCACTCAGCAGAGTAAGGACAGAACGTGCACCGAACTGTGCATACGTTTGTTCGTTTTATCATCCCTTCATCAATAGTAGTGGGTaattatttcgttttttttttcccttttgcgcaGAGCTGAAGCTGTATAGCAAGACGCCACCGAAAGGGCTAGTCGTATTCTGCGGCACAGTCATAACGGAAGacgggaaggagaagaaaatgtcaaTCGATTTTGAACCCTTCAGGCCAATAAACACAAGTCTCTACTTATGTGACAATAAGTTCCATGTGGAAGCTTTGAAGGAGTTGCTTGAAAGTGATGACAAGTTTGGCTTCATCATAGTGGATGGAAATGGAGCCCTCTTCGGTACCATCCAAGGGAACACAAGAGAAGTCATAAGAAGATTCACTGTGGACCTTCCCAAAAAACACGGAAGAGGAGGTCAAAGTGCGTTACGTTTTGCCAGACTTAGATTAGAAAAAAGACACAATTATTTAAGAAAAGTTGCTGAAGTAGCTACTTCTGTTTTTATAACAAATGACAAGATCAACGTGTCAGGAATAGTCCTTGCCGGAAGTGCAGACTTCAAGAATGACCTCATGCATAGTGATATGTTCGACCAAAGGTTATTTACAAAGGTTATAAAAATAGTAGATATTTCTTATGGAGGGGATAATGGGTTTAACCAGGCCATTGAGTTAAGTTCGGAGGCGTTACAAAATGTGAAGTTTAttcaagagaaaaaattgattggaaaattttttgaagaaattgcACAAGATACAGGGAAGGTTGTGTATGGCATAGAGGATACATTAAAAGCATTGGAGATTGGCGCTGTGGAATTACTAATTCTTTATGAAGGGTTGGATATAATAAGGTTAACCACAAGGAATGCCATTACGAATACTACCAGGACGATGCATATATCCCCCCAGGACGAGAAGCAAGAATCTTTATACAAAGAGAACAACGTAGAGTTGGAagtggtggaaaaaatatcccTCACCGATTGGGTCATAAATAATTACAAGAGGTACGGGGCGTCCTTAGACTTTGTCACTAATAAATCCCAGGAGGGGGCTCAGTTTCAGAAAGGCTTTGGCGGCTTCGGCGGCATGCTCAGGTATAAGTTGGACCTCAATTTGTATGACGAGGATGTGGAGAGCGATGCGGAGCTGTTCTAAAATTGGGGCCAAGCGGTGAAGTGACAAAAAGCGATCCGAAGCGAGCTGAAGCGAGCTGCATAGAACATCCTACGGGTGATGCGTTGTTCATGTCCCCCCCCCAGGACAAGGATGAGACGCTCCCAACTGTTGGCGCAATTAGTATGGCTGTCAAGTGCCCCACGTGAAATTCTCTGTTCCCTTTGGGGAGGTCTCCTTCCATGGGGTGTGCACCCAGTTCCACcacttttgccttttcctttcccctttgtatGTGCATACGCTAGCTTACCATCGTGTTTTTCCAACACGCGTTTCCCCCCTATTTGTTTTGAATAGTTttgtttcccatttttgcaccCGCGTATGCACTTCTGCCCCGTCTGTCGATCGTTTACTCACCGTTTACCTACCGTTTATCCACCGTTTACGAaccctttgttttttttcgacCCATGTGGCTACCCACCCTTATATCTATCTGGCTACCTACCCATGTGAACCCATTTGTTATCGCCTTACCAACTGGACGCATGTGCCACCATGTGaaatacgtttttttttaattcaagAGGAAGTTCCGCAGTGGTACAACACGGTACACCACCAAATTCCCTTTGGGGCAGACAAAATGTTCACACCGCACAATGCACCGCGTGATCgaatacaataaaaaagtgaaaaaaagggaaaaaaagtggatgCAATTGAAAAATGGCACATAAGCACTGACGTAGGATTCACTTCTTATGTATGTTCACCACATAGTTGTAAATTAAGGTGCACTTCTTTTTCAAACCGCTGGTGCAGATGTTAGACGGGAGCAGCGTAGCGTTGACGTGGATGAGGTAGGAGCAGACGTTGCTTATAAGGATCTGCTTGAGGCAGGAATCTTCACACGTATCTTTTAGTTTCTCCAGAATGAAGGCTCCTAAGAATGCACTCCTCTCTAGGATCTCTCTCAGGATATCATAGTAGCGTCTTAGTTCAATCATCTCTGGAAGAAAGTTAAACATGTAGTCGTCTTTGTAGACTCTTTTTGTATCTATATATTCGTCTATAGATCGGTTGTAGTGGACGACTTCGCCTAAATAGTTGGAGGTTTCGCTGCCCGAGTGACTGTCACTTAGGTAACAGCTGCGGCTGGACTTGGCGGTGCCCCGTGCGTAGTggattttctccttcttcttctcctttactGTGTTCACGATGTCTAGGCAGATGGGCACGTAGGACAGCCCCGTGTGGACCCTAATCTGAGGGGACAAGGTTAAGGAGGGTTAAGGAGGGTTAAGGAGGGTTAAGAAGTTGTGTCAATGATTAGGTGCATTCATAATCAGGTTCGTGCATGACAGCACCACGTGACGCACGTAGACGAGTGGACCTACCGTCCGAATGAGGGTCGTGTTTTTCCGGCCGAAGTGCTCAATAACGTTCGTCACCAGCCGTGTAGACTTCAACAGAAGAATGTAGAGGTGCACCACGAAGTAGGAGTAGGTGAAGTAGGGCGTCTGAATTATGTTCAACAGGATGGTGTTATAATTTAGAATGGACTTATAGCAAAGGTAAAGAACTCTCTGCGTGAACAAAGACAAGTCGTTCTTCCTCCTATTCGTCATATTCGCCTTATTCTTATCCCTATGAATGGATTCACTAGTAGATGCACTCATTTCGTACGGACTGTACGGGTCGATGATGACTTCCTTCTCAAAAATGAACTTTTCTAAAATGCGGTTTATGTAGAATAGGTGGTGCTCCACTCCTTTGCTCATTAGCGAGATCAGCATGTGGTTTATGTTAAAGCTGTTGCAGTAGTAGGACGTTTTTGTAAGGAGCTCCACGTAGAGGTAGGACTCCTCGAAAATGGCCaggcaatttattttttctatttttaggAAGATAAAGTTGATTCGATCGGACAGCTTGCTTATGATGTCTAGCATGGCCTCCAGGAACAACTCCCCTTCGTTCTTCAATTGGTCATTGTGCTGCTTTTCCGTTTGCCCGTCTCCCCGTTCTGCATCTTCTGCATCTTCTGCGTCTTCTGCATCTGCAGGGTGGACTCCCCACCCCTCCGCTATGGTTGCACCCTTCCGCATGAATAAATAATCCAAGGGAGGCCCTTCAGACGGGTTCGCATCGAGGTAAGaatttcctccccccttcaCATTCTTCACAAAGACGTATAGCATCTTTATTAGCAGCACAATGAGGGAGCAGAGTAGAATGTGGTTCTTGTTTCGGACATACCGCTGGTCGTGGTTCAGGTAGTAAATAGCACTGAAGGTCTTGCTCTTGTCGAATATCGCGTGGTAAATATCTGGTACGAAAAGAAGCTTCGTGAGGATATCTCCCTTGATTATGTGTAGACACGTGTGCTTATTTAAAACCATAAAGGTTAGGGTGTTCAGGTAAAAGTCGTAGTACTCGGTACAATCCAGAAATGTGTTGATTCTGTCAATTTGGTCATAGATGTCGTTTTTTAAGAACCCGTAGATGTACTCATTTGCCACgtcgaaaattttttttttttttttcttctccctcaGGCAGTTTaggaaaaagttgtaaaaaaggtCATAAACAGAATTGATTCTGTTGTAGAGAAAGTACAGAAGGATGCGTTCGATTGGGTTCGACTTGATCACATTGCTATCCCTATTTTTCATGTTTTCGTGGTGGGCTTCGTAGCATTCATTTAGGATTCCATTCATTGTTGATACGTACAAGTGGAGGTGTTCCTTATCACCATGCAGGGGGTCCTCCTCCCGTTCGGTTGTTTTACCACGGGGGGTATATGCATAACCAAGGGTGCCTCCTCGGTGTATGGTGCTGCCTGTTCGGTTCGCTTCCTCCTTGGAGTCACCTTCCCCCTCATGGAACAGCGCCCTGTTCAGTCCTACAAAGTGATTGTTGTAAATTCGTATTGTCACGTAAAATAGCTCCAGCAGATTCACGAACAGGCTGATGTTAAAATGGTTCTCGGGGAAGAGGCACTTGAGGATGGAGTTGGGCACATGGAGAGCGTTGAAGTTTCTTTGTACAAATACGTTCTTGTGGtggaatttaaaattttggaggTGCAAGGTGACACAGCGGACGAATAGGGAGAGCAACAGTGGCACATCGTATATGAGGCGGTTCTCACGTTTCTTTTCGAAAGAatgttttctccttcccctgTTGGTGTGTTCCTGGTTGGTGGCTTCCCCTGCTTTTACCCCACTGATGAATCGGTACTTGTTCACTTCCTTCTTGGAAAGGTTTCCCAGAATGTCGAAGACGATGTGATcgtttttattctttacaTTCGAAATGAACGATTCGTGAGAGAACATATCTGTGTAGAAGCTACCCTGGTGGTAGTagtccattccttcctcacTCACGAACGTATCATGAGTATGTTTTAGGGAACTCCTATCGTTGCTTCGTTTCTTATCCACGGTTGGTTGTTGCGTGGATGTGTGTTCCTGCGGGTGGGTCGGGTTGGCCGGGTGACCCCCCTGACTTCGCTCATCGGAACCTCCACCGAAGCTTCTTCCACTTATGATCGTCAGTAggttaattaaaatgtttgACACCAGGACGTAGTAAAGCGAACTCTTATTCACCTGCTGAGATGGCGTAATAAACGTAATAACCGCTTCGAAgacgaagaaaagaaagggaatgcTTCCACTTATGTTGGCCCCTTTCAGTGCTTggctttcctccttctggaAGACTTCATCGTGAAGCAGTTCCCTGTGCTTCATTATTATGACCAGCTTATACAGGATCAGTAACAGACGCATCCTGCTGTCGTAGGTGCTCTGCGTGAGGTTAATATATTGCATGCATTCCACTTCGTTCTTAAAAAACTTCGAATAGATGAATACGCTCGAGGGGGAGTTCACCCCGGTGTCACCACTAATGTAagtgttttgttttgtttttttttccttgtgtttttttttcttcctttccatgTGTTCATCAGTTGGCGGAAAGAACGGGTCGATGGAATGGTCTTCGCAGTACGCGCTGAAGAGCCACTCACTCTGCTCCGTAGACGGGTCTTCTCTGGAGAGTGGATTGAATCCATTTGCAGTTGCTTTTACATCCCCAGTTTTGTTAACCAATTCGGAAGCACTACCACTCTTGGCTGCTCCTACCAGATGAGGTGGATACTGCTCCTGTCCCTCCGGTAAAATGGTTTGCAGGTTGTTAAAAATCGATgcgtctattttttttttcagcattTGATCCGACTTGTACTCCCTGAGGGGGTTGTCCCGCACAGCATCCCCGACGGTTCCACCTCCGAAGGGTGCACGGTTTAGGCCTTCCCGGGGAAGTGCCCCTTGGGTGTATTTACCCCCGTCATGCATTGACCCTGTTTCCAGATGGATCACGCTACCAGGCGGTAATCTCGACCCGGGAAATAGATCAATCTGGCGGAGGTGCTCCTGTGCGATTGTGTTTCCACCACCGTTCCCGTTGGTGAtgttatttcccccccctgaACAGACGTTCACACAGTAGAGGTAGTTCCTAACGTCAAAgagaaaattcttttttccataccTTTTTGCCTTCCCGTTGAAAATtctattatatacataatccGAGTCCAACAGTTCGATCTTCTTTTGAATTAAACTTTTCACCGAAAAGGAGTGATTGTTCTCCTCGAACATGTTGTCGTCCCCATGATGCACAGATTTTCTATGCTCACTCACGTTTAGGATATACTTATGGTTTATCCTCCTCTGGGTAATAAAGTCCATAACATTTTCAATAAGTGCGTCATCATTAATCAGTCCGTACGAGTTTACATTTACGCCTCTGCAGTTCAGGAGCAACAATTTAATGTTCTGCGCGGAGTCCAAATTTTTCCTGTGTAGGTCCTGGTAGGAATTCATCACTTGCTGCAGGGTGTCGTAgtttatgttaaaaaatacaCTAGAAATGGTAGGGTCGTAGGAAATGCGAATAAGTAATCGGTACACCAGACTCTCCTTGGTATAAACTCCCTTAACAATGAGCTCGAACACCTCACACATAATGTTCAGGTTATGCATGTAGAtggttatttctttttttgcttcctttgtGTATAGGTGGTGGATCCTGGAGTAGAGGAATTTGtcggtgtttttttttaacctgcGGGTGAACAGGTCTAGCAATTTTTCCACGTTGTACCAGAATGGCTCCTTTCGGTAGAGCCCTCctccctcctcttccttcggACTTTCCTTGTTGGGTTTATCCCCGGTTGATTTTTCCACTGGAGCCAGGTTAAAGTAAATCGCGTTGGCAAAGTGGAGAGCCAAGTTAAGAACGCGCAAGTGGTAGAATTGGTAGGATGCCACTTCGCAGGGCGGTTCCTCcgtttgcttcttcttcaacTGTTTCGCCCCCgtgtgtttttccccttcgttgTCCCTCACGTACCCCCTGATGATCCGCAGAAGGACGTTGAACAAACTTCGAAAAATAGACACGGTTACCAAATCGTTGTCCTTTACAAAATCGTAGACAAACTTGAGCACGTGGAAGACTCGCTTCATGTAGGCCAGCTTGATATTATCGACAGTTGCACTGTTGGATTTGTTCAGACAGAACAGGATCTTTTGCAGGAATAGGTTGATTACCTTGGGGAGGGGCAAGAACCCCTGGCTGTacttacacaaaaaataaatgttgtTGAAGtcgttcattttaaaaaatctgTTCAGGCGCAAGTAAAAGTTACATATGTTCTTGTAGTTGTATGTGAGGAAGTATAGCAGGGATATGGTGAGtatttccctcttttcctcTGCCTGCCTTTTCTCTATGCTCAGGATATCGTTGTTGATCGATTGGCTGACGAGGTCGTTCTGTAGGGAAGGGTGATGAACAAGGTGATATGTTTCGGGTGAAATGTACTATTTTAGTGGGACATCCCAATGGGTAAACGCGCTCCACTCCGTTTCGCCGCGCTACGCACGATCGCGTTTGCACGATCCGATTTGCCTTACCTTCGGAATGACGCTCAAGGTAACCTTGGAGAACAAACTCAAGATCAAGTGAGACGTGtcgaagagggaaaaaatctgGTTCGAAATGTTTGCACACACGCCGTTGATTTCTTCCAAAAAGGACAGCTCACAAGAAGCCTCCAGAAGAAGCGAAAAGAGAAGCAGAATACGATTGATCACCTGCTCGTTGAGTTTCCTAAAATGAGGAATCTTCACCGAGTGACACCCCACGTAGGCATACCTATCCTTGTAGTAATTCTCGACATATTCATTTatgaggaaattaaaaacggAGTAAAATCCacctgacttgttcaggtTATATtggaacaaattattttttttgcctgactGTTCATAATGCATTAGTAAAAAGTCACTGAGAAAGAAGACGTAattattttgcaaaacgatctgtagaaaattttttatgtgattGAAAAAGGTCGAGAAGGTGAACTTGTATCTCTCTACGGGTGATAGCTCTTCTATTTCCGCGTCGAATGTTTCATTCTTCATAATGGAGTTCTCACTGACTGAGGAACCGTTCATACTGAAGTTGACTGTGGATGGGTGAAGCAAACGCTCGACCTTCCCTGAGCGATTATTCCGTTGCACATTCGCTTGCATGTTACCCACGTGGGTACCATATGCATTTGTCTTATCATTGGTAAATCCATTCTGATGAGAATTTTTAATCCCCCCTGGAGCATCCACCCTGTTAGAGAAAACGTTACTACTTCCTAGCAGCTTCCAATCTTGGCTCTCCTTTTCAAGCAACAGAATGTCCTGCAAGTAATCCATGGTGTAACCATTGTTGGTGGGGTTGCTTGGATCTTTTcctatttgaaaaatattcactCGCTTGGTGGAATATAGTTCCGGCCTGTTCAGCAACGTCTTGTggtttataattatatttttcatgaaGCTGTTGAATATGGCTGACTCGTTTCTCTTCCCACTTTGTGTGTAGAAGGGTACCGATTGATTTTTCTGCTCCTCGGGCAGGTGAAGAAGCATCTCCTCCCTCCTGTGGGTATGCTCCCCATTGGGCATGTTCAAAAGGGGACCAACCACGGCTGACCTTTGGGAGAAAGAACAGCTCAACTCTCCATGCACATCCCTCAACCTTTGCAGGTTTACCATTTTGACCATTTTCAGCATGTAGTTCACAATCGATATGGACGtatttaaaatggaaaattttttcagcttaaaaatgaaggaggaggagaagttTTCTGTAAATATTCTGTTAATATATTtggagaagaggaaaaaataaaagtcgCTAAAACTGTTATAActgttgtacatttttttattcctcaaAAAGGTATTTATCTGGATAAAATatcgttttaaaaatttgtagaaggaaacaaaaaagagcTTAACCAGTTTTTTAATATCAAtgtctttttcccttttgaacGTGCTCGCACAATGGGTGAAGACCCACGTGACCCATTTGCTTTCCAGGATCTCCACGCTGTCTAGCATTTGCAACACTTTGTTTTGGAAGGATTTGTATACATCCTGGTGGAAGTAGGTGTTGCCTTTCCTTTTgatcattttttgaaatatttttaaaattgcctCTGTGCATGggtagatttttttttttttttcctcctcatatATCTTTAGCAGGTCTGCAATGAAGCTGGCTTTGTGGTCCTCCCCCTGGAACAGGTGCATGAGGGTCACCACGCAAATTTCCTCCAGGCTGAAGTTTTCCGTGGCGTGTTCGTTCGCTCGGCGGGAGGAGCAATCACGGAGGTCGTCCCGATCACTTCGATCGCTTCGATGACTACATTCGCTTTGATCGCTGTGACTGCTGTCACTCTGGCTGTCCTCCTCACTGCTTCTGTTGCTTGCCTTGTCGGTTTCCCCCCCTGGTGTGATCATCTGCACCTGACGCACCTCATCCATTAGGACGAACATCTTCAAGAAGGAGATGTCGATACGGAAGTTTTCCTTAATATCCATTTGGTCCTTCTCATACGTGAAGTTGGCGAGGTCACCGTAGTTGCCGCTGCGGGTGAAGTAGTTTTCCGAGGGGAAGTTACCCCCGAGGTTCGGATCACTGTTCCTATGATCATCTTCCTTCGTGTGTGTGTTATCCCTGTCGGAGGAGCTGAACATGTTTCGTGGTCTCTCCTGagccccttccttcctctccctGCGTAGCAAATCTTCATGCTCCAAATGGgagaaaatttgaaaaacgTAAGCATTCAACTtgttaatatttatttttttcagaagaaaaagtaaacaaGTGGATATATCTTCATTCAATCCATTCAtctctttatattttaaggagaaaaaaaagaggaaagtaAACAGACTGACGAAGCTGTTAAATATGTCATAACTCAGTCCGAAATAATTGTTCAACTTTATTTCGACCAACACGTGGAAGCATTTGTtgatttttaaaattttacaaaaaaaaagagtgatgTACTGGaatgtgtgaaaaaaatcgTCTTCGAAAAAATCCTTCCTCCTATTGTAGACAAAATTGTTGTAAATATACTTGCAGTAAAAATCTAACAAAATGTAGTAATATTCCACGTATGTAATAAATACGTTGTTTGGActtaactttttccttttcaacgTTTCTGTTATTTTGAAGTAGAGGGAGTTTTCCAAGACGGTCACCATGAACTCCTCTGTCGTGTTAACAGGTACCATTCTGTCGTCATTCCTTTTGGAAATTGCATCCACCCTTTTTACCACTTCGCTAAAACTGACTAAATTAGCACTCGTCCCGATGAGCGCTTTCAGAATTCTATAAATGGACAACAAATTGTGGTTGAACATGATGAGGTGCTCCACTGAGGAGACGCTAACTTTGCTGTAGAACAATTCTAGGACGAGACGGTTCACGTTTTGCAGAATAACGGGGTGGTATATGGAGCTGTCCCGATGGGTAAGCTCAACGGGGAGGTCGTCCTGGTGGACCTGCTGATGGTTTTCCCTATTCGATATGTTGTACCACTTCAAATAATCGTAGGAGAAGAAGAGAGACGAAATTTccagaagaatatttttgctttctATGGAAAGGTAGGAAGACaccctcttcttcctctcctcctGCGTGGTAACAATTTCCGTGTTACTGTAACTGAAGTCGTAGAGAAAGTACTTCTGGGCGTACAGGTCGAACTCAACCTGCGTGTCTTCCTCCTGTAGGTATTCCATGCATAAGTGGATGTTCCTCCCCTCCTTCAATATATCCTGGCTGAACAGAATGTAGTCATCCTTGCTGCAGAGACATGTGCAGATTTTCAGAAATAACTTCAagtttattgtttttttgaaaaattccttcttctcgatatgcttcttcatatttttaatcAGGGAGAAGTTTATGTCTCTCTCAGACATGGAGTTGAACCGCACGTGACGGACCTgaactttttccccctcgttGCCCACCTGGTcgtctccttcttcctcctcctccgtcATGCAGTTCGAGGCAGACGATAAATCATCCCCCCCGTCCGCTCCTCTCTTTCTCCCGCCATAGTATCGTGGATGTTTATTCCGAGGGAGTTTTCCCCACTTGGGATCACCGTTAAGTAGGTGGATGCCTCCCCCGTTTTCCACCTCCGTATTGTCTGAACagctgttgttgttattgttgttgttgctgttgttacTGTTGTTACTGTTGTTGCCCAGGTCTGCCTCCTCATCGAAGGGGAGGACGTcaccctccctttccttctccgtgCACAGAGCATTGTTGAGCACACGCAGGATTATCCTCTTATACACGAAGTTATCCCCTATGAGGTAAAACCGGTTTATCATTTCGTAAAGGTGAGGTAAACACTGAGCTACCATACGGATGTTTTCCtcgtaatttttaaaatttttttcatccttgaaaagaaaaaaaaacttcattAAAATGGCTGACTGGGGGGAGACACCTTTTACCAGTTTGCTGTGCTCTTCCCATGTGAGCAGATTACTCACTGACGCCATGAGAAAAATTACGGAATACTCCTTCTGTAGGAGCGTGCTTGTAACGATGTCCCCGTGGGGGTGCTCTCCTC contains:
- a CDS encoding Eukaryotic peptide chain release factor subunit 1, with amino-acid sequence MDEDRDANIEQWKIKRLIKKLENAKGNGTSMISLIIKNKDEVSRINKMLADELGTASNIKSRVNRLSVLSAITSTQQKLKLYSKTPPKGLVVFCGTVITEDGKEKKMSIDFEPFRPINTSLYLCDNKFHVEALKELLESDDKFGFIIVDGNGALFGTIQGNTREVIRRFTVDLPKKHGRGGQSALRFARLRLEKRHNYLRKVAEVATSVFITNDKINVSGIVLAGSADFKNDLMHSDMFDQRLFTKVIKIVDISYGGDNGFNQAIELSSEALQNVKFIQEKKLIGKFFEEIAQDTGKVVYGIEDTLKALEIGAVELLILYEGLDIIRLTTRNAITNTTRTMHISPQDEKQESLYKENNVELEVVEKISLTDWVINNYKRYGASLDFVTNKSQEGAQFQKGFGGFGGMLRYKLDLNLYDEDVESDAELF